A genomic region of Prevotella scopos JCM 17725 contains the following coding sequences:
- a CDS encoding ATP-binding protein, with amino-acid sequence MENLIYNELRMRGYSVDVGQVIQNTKNEKGISERKQLEVDFVCNRGQDRIYIQSAYALLFEEKTEQELRSLKQIKDSFLKVVIVGGMQPTFRNDDGILILNIFDFLLNRGGQNL; translated from the coding sequence ATGGAGAATCTTATATACAATGAGTTGCGAATGCGTGGCTATTCTGTGGATGTAGGACAGGTTATCCAAAATACGAAGAACGAAAAAGGAATAAGTGAACGCAAGCAACTTGAAGTGGATTTCGTATGCAATAGGGGGCAGGACAGAATCTATATCCAGTCAGCTTACGCTTTGCTATTTGAAGAAAAAACGGAACAAGAACTAAGATCGCTAAAACAGATTAAAGATAGTTTTCTAAAAGTTGTCATCGTAGGAGGTATGCAGCCCACTTTCCGCAATGATGATGGTATACTCATTCTGAACATTTTTGATTTCCTGCTGAATAGAGGTGGACAGAATCTGTGA
- a CDS encoding AAA family ATPase has translation MAKITIKYVGPLKEVSLDIKRINVFMGPQSTGKSTIAKIISQALWAEKNFLIMGKEYDFYNGLLDFHNMDKNYFSNPKAEIIYESSWTTIQMKYKKGNILPKTSYKKNKNKEIYHNSKIEYIPAERNFVASIQNIHKYTESYNSTINFLNEWYAAKTSYQEENRFKVELPDLSFTYRYKENDEQDIIQVADNEVNLQSGSSGQQSLLPLLLVAEEVMVSTYKKRRIISPAEISRIKKEIPGLESVIDILFSAMKDDKKNIADKGLDALWQLIGYQVDYSCSHLVVEEPEQNLYPSTQRGLLQRLVSYLTNDSERQHTLTLTTHSPYILYALNNCMLAGLVEQKNPDAAEKLSGTTKINPTEVGLWLLKDGEIKALQHPSTGLLTKDFFNSEFQKNHEDMFQLLRLLPNESLSKTNTTK, from the coding sequence ATGGCAAAAATAACAATCAAATATGTTGGTCCTTTAAAGGAAGTTAGCCTTGACATTAAGCGCATAAATGTGTTTATGGGACCACAATCTACTGGTAAAAGTACAATTGCTAAGATAATCTCTCAAGCATTGTGGGCAGAAAAGAACTTTCTCATAATGGGAAAAGAATATGACTTCTACAATGGACTTTTGGATTTCCATAATATGGACAAGAATTACTTTAGTAATCCTAAAGCTGAAATCATCTATGAAAGTTCATGGACTACTATTCAAATGAAGTATAAGAAGGGAAATATACTTCCCAAAACATCTTATAAGAAAAATAAGAATAAAGAAATTTATCACAATTCTAAGATAGAGTATATTCCAGCAGAACGAAACTTTGTAGCAAGCATTCAGAATATTCATAAGTATACGGAGTCATATAATAGTACTATAAATTTTCTCAATGAATGGTATGCTGCAAAAACTTCATATCAGGAAGAAAATAGATTTAAAGTAGAATTACCAGACTTATCATTCACGTATCGATACAAGGAGAATGATGAGCAGGATATTATACAAGTTGCAGACAACGAGGTAAACCTTCAGTCTGGATCAAGTGGACAACAGTCTCTGTTGCCTCTTTTGCTGGTAGCTGAAGAGGTTATGGTGTCTACTTACAAGAAGCGACGGATTATTAGTCCTGCAGAGATTAGTCGTATTAAGAAGGAGATCCCAGGCTTAGAGTCTGTTATAGATATATTATTTTCTGCAATGAAAGACGATAAGAAAAATATAGCTGATAAAGGTTTAGATGCTTTATGGCAGTTAATCGGTTATCAAGTAGACTACAGCTGTAGTCATCTGGTTGTGGAGGAGCCCGAGCAGAATCTGTATCCCTCTACACAAAGAGGATTGCTACAACGCCTTGTTTCTTACCTGACCAATGATAGTGAGCGTCAGCATACTCTCACCCTCACAACTCATAGTCCTTATATCTTGTATGCACTCAACAACTGTATGCTGGCAGGATTAGTTGAGCAGAAGAATCCCGATGCTGCTGAGAAACTTTCAGGTACAACCAAGATTAATCCTACGGAGGTGGGACTTTGGTTACTTAAAGATGGGGAAATTAAAGCCTTACAGCATCCAAGCACTGGTTTGTTGACAAAAGACTTCTTTAATAGTGAGTTCCAGAAGAATCACGAAGATATGTTCCAATTATTAAGATTACTTCCAAATGAAAGCCTCTCTAAAACAAATACGACCAAGTAA
- a CDS encoding helicase-related protein, whose protein sequence is MELIDNIQKTFAEDLRSELTTGSHMSIAASCFSIYAYQELRKELEGIEELRFIFTSPTFITDKANKEQREFYIPRLNRERSLTGSEFEILLRNELTQKAIARECAEWIRKKVRFKSNCTKENMMGFGVVDNCAYMPLTGFTTVELGVERGDNAYTMIQKSEAPFSQSYTQLFEQLWQDKERLQDVTNEVIESISNVYKENAPEFIYLITLYNIFREFLEDLSEDVLPNEATGFKDTLIWKKLYNFQKDAALAIINKLERYNGCILADSVGLGKTFTALSVIKYYENRNKSVLVLCPKKLYDNWATYRSNYVNNPLAGDRLRYDVLFHTDLGRRNGDSNGIDLEKINWSNYDLVVIDESHNFRNGGKVTTDDDDENPRENRYLRLLNEVIRKGVKTKVLMLSATPVNNRFNDLKNQLQLAYEGETERFDKLLNTSASVDDIFRQAQSVYNRWAKLPEEERTTERLLSELSFDFFEVLDSVTIARSRRHIQQYYDTTDIGSFPKRLPVKSQRPHLTDLEGAISYNEIFEQINHLNLAIYTPSDFILKSKLENYQMVNDEGMASGLTMSGRERGLRRLMTFNLLKRLESSVHSFRLTLGRIQEVIRDTLDKIEAVKRGETVVVDDYPSSDSFDLDDAGSELFIGGGKTTISLTDMDYLSWQRYLEADLETLSLLTLMLKDITPEHDAKLLQLMADLRNKWANPINEGNKKVIIFTAFSDTAEYIYDTLAEDIKTKHGLNTVLITGSVDARSTLKLKGSKGLSFNQALTLFSPRSKDKETLYPDIHEGIDVLIATDCISEGQNLQDCDYLINYDIHWNPVRIIQRFGRIDRIGSKNTHIQLVNYWPDMTLDDYINLKARVENRMKVSVMTSTGDDNLLSNEEKGDLEYRRNQLKRLQEEVVDLEEMNSGVSIMDLGLNEFRLDLIAYTKEHPNMDLTPFGMSAVVAATELVPAGVIFILKNRNNGVNIDRTNQLHPFYMVYLSDEGEVRCNHLSPKRLLDTMRLACKGKDAPDLKLCQQFNKETKDGYRMDTYSHLLQKAVESIITVKDESDIDSLFSEGDTTALENKVKGLDDFELIAFLVIK, encoded by the coding sequence ATGGAGCTGATTGATAATATACAAAAGACTTTTGCAGAGGATCTACGTTCTGAGCTTACGACAGGCAGCCACATGTCTATTGCGGCTTCCTGTTTCTCTATTTATGCCTATCAGGAGCTCCGAAAAGAACTCGAGGGCATCGAGGAATTACGTTTTATTTTTACCTCTCCGACCTTCATAACTGATAAGGCAAATAAAGAACAGCGAGAGTTTTATATTCCTCGCCTTAACAGAGAGCGTAGCCTAACGGGAAGTGAGTTTGAGATACTTCTTCGTAACGAATTAACCCAGAAGGCCATTGCCCGTGAGTGTGCCGAATGGATTAGAAAGAAGGTACGATTCAAGTCTAACTGCACAAAAGAGAATATGATGGGCTTTGGTGTAGTGGACAATTGTGCTTACATGCCACTCACAGGATTTACTACTGTTGAATTGGGCGTAGAGCGAGGGGATAATGCCTATACGATGATTCAAAAGTCCGAAGCTCCATTTAGTCAAAGTTATACTCAGCTTTTTGAACAACTTTGGCAGGATAAGGAACGTTTGCAAGATGTAACTAATGAGGTCATTGAAAGTATCTCAAATGTCTATAAAGAGAATGCACCAGAGTTTATCTACCTGATTACGCTCTATAATATTTTCCGTGAGTTTCTGGAAGATTTGTCAGAGGACGTACTGCCCAACGAGGCAACGGGCTTTAAGGACACGTTAATCTGGAAGAAACTCTACAACTTCCAAAAAGATGCTGCGCTCGCCATCATCAATAAGTTGGAGAGATATAATGGATGTATCTTGGCGGATAGTGTCGGATTGGGCAAGACCTTCACGGCATTGAGCGTGATAAAGTATTATGAGAATCGCAATAAGTCAGTGCTGGTACTCTGTCCTAAGAAGCTGTACGACAACTGGGCGACATACAGAAGTAATTATGTGAACAACCCGTTGGCTGGCGATCGTCTGCGTTATGATGTACTTTTCCATACCGACTTAGGACGCAGGAATGGTGACAGCAACGGGATAGATTTAGAAAAGATCAATTGGAGCAATTACGACCTTGTGGTGATAGACGAGAGTCATAACTTCCGTAATGGGGGTAAGGTGACAACTGACGACGACGACGAGAACCCACGGGAGAATCGTTATCTCCGACTATTGAATGAGGTCATCCGGAAAGGTGTGAAGACCAAGGTGCTGATGCTCTCTGCCACCCCTGTAAACAATCGTTTCAACGACCTCAAAAACCAGTTGCAGTTAGCTTACGAGGGTGAGACCGAGCGTTTTGATAAACTTCTTAACACCAGTGCCTCCGTTGATGATATCTTCCGGCAAGCACAGTCGGTTTATAACCGATGGGCAAAGCTGCCAGAGGAGGAGCGCACCACCGAACGCCTGCTGTCTGAGTTGAGCTTCGACTTCTTTGAAGTGCTCGACAGTGTGACCATAGCCCGCTCGCGTCGGCATATCCAGCAGTATTACGATACCACCGATATTGGCTCATTCCCAAAACGGTTGCCCGTGAAGTCGCAACGGCCTCACCTTACTGATCTCGAGGGTGCCATATCCTATAATGAAATCTTTGAGCAAATCAACCACCTGAACCTCGCAATCTATACGCCGTCTGACTTTATCTTGAAGAGTAAGTTAGAGAATTATCAAATGGTCAATGATGAGGGTATGGCAAGCGGACTTACCATGTCGGGGCGTGAGCGAGGCTTACGACGACTGATGACCTTCAACCTTCTGAAACGCTTGGAAAGTTCCGTACACTCCTTCCGCCTTACCTTGGGACGCATTCAAGAGGTTATTAGGGATACACTAGACAAGATTGAAGCAGTAAAAAGAGGGGAGACTGTCGTTGTTGATGACTACCCGTCTTCTGACAGTTTCGACCTCGATGACGCTGGTAGCGAACTTTTTATTGGTGGCGGTAAGACCACTATCAGCCTGACCGATATGGACTATCTGTCGTGGCAACGCTATCTTGAAGCCGACTTAGAGACGCTCAGTCTGCTCACCTTAATGCTGAAGGACATCACACCAGAACACGATGCAAAGTTGCTCCAGTTGATGGCAGACCTGCGCAATAAATGGGCTAACCCTATCAACGAAGGCAATAAGAAGGTGATTATCTTTACGGCTTTCTCTGATACGGCGGAATACATCTATGATACGCTTGCAGAGGATATCAAGACAAAACACGGATTGAACACCGTGCTGATTACGGGTTCGGTAGATGCGCGCAGTACGTTGAAACTAAAGGGCAGCAAAGGATTGTCATTCAATCAGGCACTCACCCTCTTCTCTCCACGCTCGAAAGACAAAGAAACCCTCTATCCTGATATCCATGAGGGCATTGACGTGCTGATTGCTACCGACTGTATCTCTGAAGGACAAAACCTGCAGGACTGTGACTATCTCATCAACTATGATATTCATTGGAACCCAGTGCGTATTATTCAGCGTTTCGGACGTATCGACCGTATCGGCTCAAAGAACACACACATCCAGTTGGTGAACTACTGGCCAGACATGACGCTCGATGATTATATCAATCTTAAAGCGCGCGTGGAAAACCGTATGAAAGTGTCGGTTATGACTTCCACAGGCGATGACAACCTACTCTCAAATGAGGAGAAAGGTGACCTCGAATACCGACGTAATCAGCTGAAACGCCTGCAAGAGGAGGTCGTTGACTTGGAAGAGATGAACAGCGGTGTCTCTATTATGGACTTAGGGCTCAACGAGTTCCGCCTCGACTTGATAGCCTATACGAAGGAACATCCTAATATGGACCTAACGCCTTTTGGCATGAGTGCGGTCGTTGCTGCTACGGAACTCGTGCCAGCGGGGGTAATATTTATCTTGAAGAATCGTAACAATGGGGTCAATATAGATCGTACCAATCAGTTGCATCCGTTCTATATGGTTTATCTCTCTGATGAAGGGGAAGTGCGCTGCAATCACCTCTCACCCAAGCGATTGCTCGATACGATGCGCCTGGCATGCAAGGGAAAGGATGCGCCCGACCTCAAACTTTGCCAACAATTCAATAAGGAGACAAAAGACGGATACCGAATGGATACCTACAGCCATCTCCTGCAAAAGGCAGTGGAGAGTATCATCACCGTGAAGGACGAGTCGGATATCGACAGCCTGTTCTCTGAAGGAGATACCACAGCCTTAGAGAACAAGGTGAAGGGGCTTGACGACTTCGAACTGATTGCCTTCCTTGTGATAAAATAA
- a CDS encoding DUF4391 domain-containing protein, translated as MNTDNPLNFPTSTIVAKNVPKNAFYKRAKAQRTTALRTFLTEAFEHILWLYKLHPSTLNIADGQQVHEIDVFYCKMRTTKIDEKLLGELDMLLPRHTLYIIDRDGSTDLMMFPKTINAQGHIAQNGKMEAWTNVELSATPLTITGHDMDMLYGDFLGKLSHLNTRTEAEYAKAAEQRQQQELLKRQYAALQKKIKSEKQFSRQLEMNRELKALKDKMAL; from the coding sequence ATGAATACAGATAATCCGCTCAACTTTCCAACGTCGACAATCGTTGCGAAGAATGTGCCAAAGAACGCCTTCTATAAACGGGCTAAGGCGCAACGAACGACTGCCTTGCGCACATTCCTGACTGAGGCTTTTGAGCACATTCTGTGGCTCTATAAGCTGCATCCCTCAACGCTCAATATTGCCGATGGCCAGCAGGTACACGAGATAGACGTGTTCTACTGTAAGATGAGAACAACGAAGATTGACGAAAAACTGCTCGGCGAACTCGATATGCTCTTACCCCGACATACGCTCTATATCATAGACCGTGACGGAAGTACGGACCTGATGATGTTCCCCAAAACAATCAACGCTCAGGGACACATCGCACAGAATGGGAAGATGGAAGCATGGACGAATGTTGAACTGTCTGCCACGCCGCTTACGATTACAGGGCACGACATGGATATGCTCTATGGCGACTTCTTAGGCAAACTGTCCCACTTAAATACCCGAACGGAAGCTGAATATGCGAAAGCTGCCGAACAACGGCAACAGCAAGAACTGCTGAAACGGCAATATGCCGCCCTGCAAAAGAAAATAAAAAGCGAAAAGCAGTTCAGTCGACAGTTGGAAATGAACAGAGAACTAAAAGCGTTGAAGGACAAAATGGCACTATAA
- a CDS encoding site-specific DNA-methyltransferase — MKPIRLETTSVDGTKINLEALYQIAPSCFTEEKDKETGEIKRVVNFETLRQLLGGDAVDEDEEMYQFTWPGKRAARYEAAEPIDDTLRPVPADSVDWDTTENLYIEGDNLRVLKLLQRGYMGKVKMIYIDPPYNTGNDFVYHDDFAHSAEEEDLAAGNIDEEGYRYRRNLDSNGRFHSDWCSMMYSRLLVAHSLLKEDGVIFISIDDNEVHNLRKICDEVFGEKNFVAEVSWHRNYASANDAKTFSNVLDYIIIYRKEEEFKRNLLPRTEKQNHLYKYDSNDGKGKWRSDNLSVRTYSAAYDFPIINPNTGVSYIPPKGRSWMTNKETIKLWIDEGRIFFGQKGDGAPQLKRYLSEVQDGVVPITYWSYDECGHNDEARKEIKVLFDGQPPFDSPKPTRLLLQALRIGTSPDSLILDFFSGSATTAHAVMQLNAEDGGKRKYICVQLPEETPEGSEARKAGYDTICEIGKERIRRAGKKIKEESPLTTQDLDTGFRVFRIDSGNYKDVTMQPNEYNQQMLDLFVDNIKADRTDLDLLFGAMLAWGVQLSLPMTTEEVDGCKIYAVDGNGLVACFAENISENVVQAMAAKQPLRVLFRDSCFDEDKTKINIFERFKQQLDWDEKEAIQNIRVV, encoded by the coding sequence ATGAAACCAATCAGACTGGAAACAACATCGGTAGATGGCACGAAAATTAATTTAGAGGCTCTCTACCAGATAGCACCTTCGTGCTTCACCGAAGAGAAGGACAAAGAGACGGGAGAGATAAAGCGCGTGGTCAATTTTGAGACACTGCGCCAGCTCCTTGGCGGCGATGCTGTGGATGAGGACGAGGAGATGTATCAGTTTACGTGGCCGGGCAAACGGGCGGCACGCTATGAGGCGGCAGAACCTATCGACGACACCCTGCGCCCTGTCCCTGCTGACTCTGTAGATTGGGACACCACCGAGAACCTCTATATCGAGGGCGACAACCTGCGTGTGCTGAAACTCCTGCAGCGTGGCTATATGGGAAAGGTGAAGATGATTTATATTGACCCACCTTACAATACGGGCAACGACTTTGTCTATCATGACGACTTCGCACACTCTGCCGAAGAAGAAGACCTCGCTGCGGGCAACATAGATGAAGAAGGCTATCGCTACCGCCGCAACCTTGACTCCAACGGCCGTTTCCACTCTGATTGGTGCTCAATGATGTATAGCCGCCTGCTCGTGGCACACTCCCTGCTGAAAGAGGATGGCGTGATATTTATTTCGATTGATGATAACGAGGTGCATAACCTGCGCAAGATTTGCGATGAGGTGTTTGGGGAAAAGAACTTTGTGGCGGAAGTTAGTTGGCATAGAAATTATGCATCTGCAAATGATGCTAAGACTTTCTCGAATGTATTAGACTACATCATAATATATCGCAAGGAAGAAGAGTTTAAGCGCAATCTTCTACCAAGAACAGAAAAACAAAATCATTTATATAAATATGATAGTAATGACGGAAAAGGGAAATGGCGCTCAGACAATCTATCTGTAAGAACTTATTCAGCTGCATATGACTTTCCTATTATTAATCCCAATACAGGGGTATCCTATATTCCTCCCAAAGGAAGAAGTTGGATGACGAACAAGGAAACGATTAAGTTATGGATAGACGAAGGGCGTATCTTCTTTGGTCAAAAAGGAGATGGTGCTCCCCAACTAAAAAGATATTTATCAGAAGTTCAAGATGGAGTTGTTCCTATAACATATTGGTCGTACGATGAATGTGGGCACAATGATGAGGCCAGAAAAGAAATAAAAGTATTATTTGATGGACAGCCTCCTTTTGACTCTCCTAAACCAACACGATTGCTTCTTCAAGCTTTACGAATAGGAACCTCCCCCGATTCCCTCATCCTCGACTTCTTCTCAGGTTCAGCCACTACCGCCCACGCTGTTATGCAGCTGAATGCAGAGGATGGTGGTAAGCGTAAGTACATTTGTGTGCAGCTACCAGAGGAAACGCCAGAGGGTAGCGAGGCACGCAAGGCGGGTTACGACACGATTTGCGAGATTGGTAAGGAGCGTATCCGTAGGGCTGGCAAGAAGATTAAGGAAGAATCTCCGCTGACCACTCAAGACTTAGATACGGGTTTCCGTGTCTTCCGCATTGACAGCGGCAACTATAAGGACGTTACGATGCAGCCTAACGAATACAACCAGCAGATGCTCGACCTCTTTGTTGACAATATCAAAGCCGACCGCACCGACCTCGACCTCCTCTTTGGGGCTATGCTTGCGTGGGGCGTACAGCTCTCGCTGCCTATGACGACGGAAGAAGTTGACGGCTGCAAGATCTACGCTGTGGATGGCAACGGACTCGTGGCTTGCTTTGCTGAGAACATCAGCGAGAACGTGGTGCAGGCTATGGCTGCCAAGCAACCGCTGCGTGTGCTCTTCCGTGACAGCTGCTTCGATGAGGACAAGACGAAAATCAATATCTTTGAACGCTTCAAGCAACAACTTGACTGGGACGAGAAGGAGGCGATACAGAATATCAGGGTCGTTTAG
- a CDS encoding LlaJI family restriction endonuclease has translation MRVIIEGYCYRASAVRDVLHELSPLENVEGEISVGYVGYYYHPQLRDCVFILPKVLVNEENKVFSRLDPHDIIDLDNCTELLSEERSFIYEFAVWIYRAIEVFNKSNPKNDIVYRRQIAEMGKGKRMLSNTFLDILLSLLRFNKEQHSFFTTILRNLHSGYNKINWTRTISRSAAWVQDGRPVYLNPVNKKRQINTDEELIIIYFSILNHISETYGFPVDISLGFELIKGRKFEHYLKGYGKRRLQQIKYRYFSDIQLRLWELCYAFFDKAHQIHIVAEQREYLLVKNFNIVFEAIIDELIGDKEPPRGLKEQDDGKRVDHIYSYRNLTNNEEDKPIYYIGDSKYYKIGNQVSAESVYKQFTYARNVIQWNLNLFLDESKENKELQKTHPKYRDDRTEGYNVVPNFFISAKMDEKLSYADNISASDRKENTFLSRHFTNRLFDRDTLLVYHYDVNFLYVVSLYARENKFQKAQWKEKVRELFREKIQAALTEKYAFYAMRAKPGVDDKEYLETHFQQLLGKVYMPFQQYDDIYSLALDNDEKCQQENKLLLEQLEAYFFVEPCPLGHDPQQVLPKTDDAILRLLPANVTEKNVLTCLVRKGDSNYKVFENHAGKTYIMERVPNINLLGITYLLPMVGGCIDGYYDVNRMSIDVKDGVPVLRLRLGDYHALGASRVQIYRTKMQPGELISLEQTMKLYET, from the coding sequence GTGAGAGTCATCATAGAAGGATATTGCTATCGAGCCAGTGCGGTGCGTGATGTGTTGCACGAGCTGAGTCCGCTGGAGAATGTGGAGGGCGAGATAAGTGTGGGTTATGTAGGCTACTATTATCACCCACAGCTAAGAGATTGTGTCTTTATTCTTCCTAAGGTATTGGTCAATGAGGAGAACAAAGTATTCTCTCGATTAGATCCGCATGACATCATCGACCTTGACAACTGCACGGAACTATTGTCAGAAGAGCGTAGCTTTATCTATGAGTTTGCTGTATGGATATATCGTGCTATTGAGGTGTTCAATAAGAGTAATCCTAAGAATGACATTGTTTATCGTCGGCAGATAGCTGAGATGGGGAAGGGCAAACGAATGTTGAGTAACACCTTCCTTGACATCTTGCTTTCACTCTTACGGTTTAACAAGGAGCAACATAGTTTCTTCACGACCATACTTCGCAACCTCCATTCAGGCTATAATAAGATAAACTGGACACGCACCATCTCACGTTCTGCGGCATGGGTGCAAGACGGCAGACCAGTCTATCTCAATCCAGTGAATAAGAAGCGACAGATAAATACCGATGAGGAGTTGATTATTATCTACTTCTCAATCCTCAATCATATCAGTGAGACATACGGTTTCCCAGTTGATATCTCGTTGGGCTTTGAATTGATAAAAGGACGAAAGTTTGAACATTATTTGAAGGGTTATGGTAAGCGTCGTTTGCAACAGATAAAGTATCGTTACTTCTCTGACATACAGCTGCGTCTGTGGGAGTTGTGCTATGCCTTCTTTGATAAGGCACATCAGATTCATATTGTGGCAGAACAGCGAGAATACCTGTTGGTAAAGAACTTCAATATTGTCTTTGAAGCTATCATCGACGAGCTGATAGGCGATAAGGAACCGCCACGAGGACTGAAGGAGCAAGACGATGGTAAGCGGGTAGACCATATTTACAGTTACCGCAATCTTACGAACAACGAGGAAGATAAGCCGATTTATTATATCGGCGACAGTAAGTATTATAAGATTGGTAATCAGGTTTCTGCAGAGTCGGTCTATAAGCAGTTCACTTATGCCCGTAACGTGATACAGTGGAATCTGAACCTCTTTTTAGATGAAAGTAAGGAGAATAAAGAATTACAGAAAACTCATCCGAAATACAGGGACGACCGAACAGAAGGATATAATGTTGTCCCGAACTTCTTTATCAGTGCCAAGATGGACGAAAAGCTGTCGTATGCAGATAATATTTCGGCATCGGACCGTAAGGAAAACACCTTCCTCTCTCGTCATTTTACGAATAGACTTTTTGATCGTGACACGCTGTTGGTTTATCACTATGATGTAAACTTCTTATACGTTGTTTCGCTTTATGCGCGGGAGAATAAGTTTCAAAAGGCACAATGGAAGGAGAAGGTGCGTGAACTCTTCAGAGAGAAGATACAAGCGGCTTTGACCGAGAAGTATGCCTTCTATGCTATGCGTGCTAAGCCAGGTGTCGATGATAAGGAATACCTCGAAACGCATTTCCAGCAACTATTAGGTAAGGTTTATATGCCTTTCCAACAATATGATGATATCTACTCTCTGGCACTTGACAATGATGAGAAGTGTCAGCAGGAAAACAAGTTGTTGCTTGAACAACTGGAAGCGTATTTCTTTGTAGAGCCATGTCCTTTGGGGCATGACCCACAACAGGTGTTGCCAAAGACGGATGATGCAATATTACGCCTGTTACCAGCTAACGTTACAGAGAAGAATGTGCTCACCTGTCTGGTTCGTAAAGGGGATAGCAACTATAAAGTCTTTGAAAACCATGCGGGTAAGACCTATATAATGGAGCGTGTCCCCAATATCAACCTCTTAGGTATCACGTATCTCTTGCCGATGGTTGGTGGTTGCATTGATGGCTATTATGACGTTAACCGCATGAGTATTGATGTTAAGGATGGCGTTCCAGTTCTTAGACTACGCTTAGGCGACTATCACGCCCTCGGTGCTTCACGTGTGCAAATCTATCGCACGAAGATGCAACCTGGTGAACTAATCTCTTTAGAGCAGACCATGAAATTGTACGAGACATAA
- a CDS encoding virulence RhuM family protein, which produces MDEKNKIIIYTDDSGLTKIDVKLEDETLWLTQAQMCALYQTSRTNVVEHIKHIYEEGELQEVATCRTFRQVRQEGSRMVNREIPYYNLDMIIALGYRVRSIIATRFRQWATIRLKEYITKGFTLDDDRLKQLGGGGYWKELLERIRDIRSTEKVLYRQVLEIYATSIDYDPRASVSQKFFQKVQNKIHYAIHGHTAAELIVARADAEKDFMGLLTFKDNQPTLLEARTAKNYLNEKELRAMGQLVSGYLDFAERQAEREQAMTMNDWANYLDRILTMTGEQLLQDGGSVSHDDAMEHATTEYRKYKQRTISDAEHDYLNAIKRLGNINKKESEHED; this is translated from the coding sequence ATGGACGAGAAAAACAAAATCATCATCTATACTGACGACAGCGGACTGACGAAGATAGACGTAAAGCTCGAAGACGAAACTTTGTGGCTTACACAGGCACAGATGTGCGCACTCTATCAGACGTCGAGAACCAATGTGGTGGAACATATCAAACACATATATGAGGAAGGCGAATTACAGGAAGTGGCAACTTGTCGGACTTTCCGACAGGTTCGCCAAGAAGGTAGCAGGATGGTAAATCGTGAGATTCCTTATTACAACCTCGATATGATTATAGCCCTTGGCTATCGTGTGCGCAGCATCATTGCAACACGTTTCCGTCAGTGGGCCACTATCCGATTGAAGGAATACATCACGAAAGGCTTTACGCTCGACGACGACCGTCTGAAGCAGTTGGGCGGTGGTGGCTATTGGAAAGAATTGCTGGAGCGTATTCGTGACATTCGTTCCACGGAGAAGGTGTTGTATCGGCAGGTGTTGGAAATCTATGCCACCAGTATCGACTATGACCCACGTGCATCTGTATCGCAGAAGTTCTTTCAAAAGGTGCAGAACAAGATACATTATGCCATCCATGGACATACGGCTGCTGAACTCATTGTAGCACGTGCAGATGCTGAAAAAGATTTTATGGGATTGCTGACGTTCAAGGATAATCAGCCAACGCTATTGGAAGCACGCACGGCTAAGAACTATCTCAACGAGAAAGAACTCCGTGCGATGGGGCAGTTGGTTTCCGGATACTTGGACTTCGCTGAGCGTCAGGCTGAGCGTGAACAGGCAATGACCATGAACGATTGGGCAAACTATCTGGACCGAATACTCACCATGACGGGCGAGCAACTGCTACAAGATGGTGGAAGCGTGTCGCACGATGACGCCATGGAGCACGCCACAACCGAATATCGTAAATACAAGCAACGCACCATCAGCGATGCCGAGCATGATTATCTCAATGCGATCAAACGCTTGGGGAACATCAACAAAAAGGAAAGTGAGCATGAAGATTAG